Genomic segment of Dromiciops gliroides isolate mDroGli1 chromosome 3, mDroGli1.pri, whole genome shotgun sequence:
CAGCAAGTCGGGGGACAGAAATAGAAGCTCATGTTCAGGTAAGTTTTTATATCTTGTTGAGGTCAGAGAATAGAAAAGACAAACCAAGGAACTGGGATTCTTATCAGAGATGGAAATGCTGTGCTTGGAGTCATAAAGATATGAGTTTAGTTCCTGCCTTAAACACTtataagctgtatgaccttgggcaagtcagaacCTCTCTTGGTGTCAGTTTGTTTATcggtaaaatggagacaattatAAGAAcatctgcctcccagagttgttgtgacaatcaaatgaaatgatattgtaaagtgctttgcaaacctcaaaatgcaACATTAATGTTATGTTGTTATTACAGAGTCATGAACTTTACCTGGAGAAATGGCTGCTATAAATGGAGGGGGCCTCAGTCCCAAGAGGATGAATAATTCCCATCAATGAAAAGCACCCCCAAAAGTGTTTTGGAAGTATCATAGGCCTGAGTCAGGGGCCATGGTAGCTTTCCTAGGACTTCTCAGTGTCACCTTGACCCCAACAATATACCCAATAGTTGTCCCCAAGGAGAAGGAAAACTCCCAGCTGGTTTAGCCCCATCTGGGGTAGGTTAAACTCTATACAAGTTCCCTTCACATGTGATCCTTTGTCTCAAAGCCCCATTGGCCCTCCATCCCCAAGAGTCGTGGGCTCCTGTGCTCTCACAGAAGTCCACACCTGTGTGGGGCAAAATCCCAGCACCCATCATCATATCCCGGGTATGCATAAGGGTCTCGAGGTAGAGCAGCCTCACAGAATGACTGTGACTTCTTTAGAGGTTGCTTTCATACAGCTTATGAAAGCAAATCAACTATGAGTATGCTCCTTGGGTCTGGCCACAGGAATCCTCTGAACCCAGATGCCCAGGCCCAGAGAATTGGGTCAGCATTAGGATCCTTTGCCTGCATGCCAAGAGAGAAGGCGCGCACCGTGAGGACACTTGAGAAAATCTGGAAGAAAGAGGCCATTAGATTCCTAAAAATGGGCCATTGGTAGGAGGCTTCTATTGGATTGCCCTTTCCTGGATGTCTTTAAGAaaacaccaggggcagctaggtggcgcagtggatagagcaccagccctggagtcaggagtacctgagttcaaattcagcctcagacacttaatacttactagctgtgtgaacctgggcaagtcacttaaccccaattgcctcactaaaaaaaagaaaaagaaaaagaaaaaaacaggttACTTTCTTTCAGGTATATGGAAGAGGTGCTGTTTGTTTAAGGTGAGTGCTGAGATAATTGGCTAGTGATGTCCCTGGCCAACCCTGAGATTCACCAGTTCTGTCTTTTAAGGAGTAATTCCTCTCTAGGGAATTGTAGGGTGGTAGAGGGAGAGTAAGTGTCTCCTAATGATTTTCAAgcttaatgtatttatttattttcaacattcttttttaaaatcctaagttctaaattctctattttgaggctctcctccacccactgagaaagcaaacaatattaTCAGTTATTcaatgtgaaatcatgcaaaacatatttctatagtagccatgtcacaaaaaagcaagaaaaaataaagtaagaaaattatacttcaatttacacTCCGTTCATGGGTTCTCTTCCTAGAGGTGGACACCActtttcatcacgagtccttcagaattgtcttggatcagtgtattgatCACAGTAACTTAGTCTTTCACACTTGATCATGATTACAACATTgctgtactgtgtacaatgattttctagttctgctcacttcacttttcatcagttcatatgttttgccaggtttttctgaaatcatccttcttattcttatagcacaatagtttttcatcacaatcataaagcacaacctgttcagtcattccccaattgatgagcatccccataatttctagttctttgccaccacaaagagttgccataaattttttttgtccaaataggtcctttttctttgatctctttggaatatagacctaatagtggtattactgggtaacatatataattattttattatcatataataatatatagaaataatctATAATAGTATATACCATTAGGattatgcatagttttatagccctttgggcatacttccaaattgttttctagaatggttggaccaattcacaattccTCTGACCATCAAtcaatgtacctattttcccagaTCCTTTCCatcacttatcatttcttataggtgaggtggtacctcagagttattttaaattgcatttctctaataactagtgatttagagcattttaaaaatgtgattatagatagctttgatttctcttcTGAAGATTGCCTGTTCACACCATTtgatcaattgaggaatgactcttcttttttataaatttgactaagttccctatatatttgatacATGAGCTCTTTATGAGAGAATCTTGCTACAAAAattgttgatattacttcattgtctatggtacctatTAGCAAAATTTAATTTCCCtgattctctcttttaattaggtctgtttttgcttttgctttgtctgagatcatgattgctattcctgcttttttaactttagctgaagcatatcAGAGTCTGCTCCAAacccttattttaactttgtgtgtgtttgtttatttcaggtgtgtctcttgtaaacaacatattgtcagattctggtttctaattcattctgctatttgcttccatttttatgggtgaattcatcccattcattctcacagttatgattactgtatatttcactctatcctattttcttctctttatccttttctctttttaccctgtccctcaaaagtctgttttgcttctgaccactgcctccattaatctgccttcccttttattaccatacctttttttggtatccctttcccctcctattcctggttgggtaagatagatttcaatacccaactgagtgtgagtgtgtgtgtatgtgtgttttcttccctctttgaaccaaatctaatGAGTGAGCTTCATGGGTTACTCACTATCACCGCCCCCCCCACAGCCCCCCACCACCCAATCTCATTCTTCCCTCCACTAaaaaaaagctcttccttgtacatttcttttctttttctttttcttttttgtgtgtgtgtgtgtgaggcaattggggttaagtgacttgcccagggtcacacaggtagtaagtgttaagtgcctgaggctagatttgaactcaggtcctcctgaatccagggccggtgctctatccactgtgccacctagctgccctgcacatttcttttaagtgaagtaatttaccccatttttcctcttcttccataatctgctgctgctgttgccacTGCATGTTGTCCAGGCCAACCCCCAACCCATTGTCCTCTCCCACCTTCCTCCTAAGTTGTTTTGGGCTGGAAAAACATCTCACCCATACCTTTTCTTGACTCTGCCACTTCAGAATTTGACTTCAAGtgttatttcaaagttgtttaaagGGGAATACTGGGAGAGTTTGGCTAGATTGCTGCCTCTACTCTACCATGTTCCCTCTCAAGCAACTCAAACAGTAAATTGAAAAACAGTTGCCAACCTGAAACAAGTCAAGAAagatttatcaagtgcctatttTGTGTCAGGCTGGGCTAAGCACtggttaaatttaaaagaaaggcaaaaaaatttttttgaaagttgAGGATGAAAAGCATGATGAATTTGGAGGCAgagcacctggattcagatcctatctttgctgccacttactacctgtgtgaccttgggaaagtcactgaatttctttggacctccatttcctcatttgcaaaatgagggggttggtctaAATGATCTACAAGGTCCCTTCCCAGGGCTAAATTTattatcctttcattttatgagGTTCATTAGGAGCTCCATTGGTGAAGTCACAGGTTCAGTCTCTGCCATAATAACctttcagatacttaaagacaACCCTCATATCTTCTCTGAGTCTTCTACGCTGCGGCCTAGCCATCCTCCATTCCATGAACCCTTCCCCTGATGGcacaaatctcttttttttctttttcttttgattttttttttgggggggggttgagcaatgagggttaagtgacttgcccaaggtcacacagctaataagtgtcaagtgtctgaagccagatttaaagtcaggtcctcctgactccagggccagtgctctatccactgtgccacctagctgccccagcacaaaTCTCAATGTCCTTCACTGCCTTGGCTGGCTTCCTCAGGACACCCACCTTCTAAACTGTCAATATCCCTTACAAAATGGAGATATGAAACACAAGTGAGATCATTTTTATCCTCaagaagtttccattctaatggggaagacaacatgcacataTTTAGGGGCAAGGATAGGGCTAGGGCTTGGATCTAGAATTATAATTATaactaataatatattattatatatctataattaTAACTAATGTAGGAGTATACAAAATCAACACGAGGCGATattagttgttgggtttttttggggtttttttgttttttgcagggcaatgccagctaataagtgtcaagtgtctgaggctggatttgaactcaggtcctcctgaatccacggccagtgctttatccactgcgccacctagctgccccctacaagaCAATATTAGTAATTGTGGGTGGTGTCAGAAAAAGCTTTGTGTTTGAAGGGGGCCTCTTAAGCTTGGTCAGGAAGGAAACTCAGGATTCCAAGATGCAGGGATGAGGAgtgagaacatttcaggcatggcgAGCAGCTTTTGTAAAGTCTATAGGCATGGGAAAAGGAGTGTCAGGTATAACAGAAGAAAGGCTCAGTGACTGGATCACTGAGTGggtaaaggagaggaagagaaacaaagCTTTAAAGATAGATTGAGGCCAAGGTGTGAAGGGCTTTAACTGCATGTTTCCTACACTGGCctagagagaaatgattatttctctcatattaataatcaattattaaattaggaccaggatttttttttttcagaaaccccccccaccccccaaggctgttcagtctctgaaggacattgctgataatgagatgAGATTAACTTTCTCCTCAGTCTTGTTCAGATCCCACCCAGGTAGCCCAAAGTGCTCTACTGAgatttgggtggggataaattctttgattagattgcccaaggctgggcaatttagaagtaaatgacataatcagtcacatcccccaccccagtccctcCTTAGAATAGGTCtacctctcattgtaatatttattcttctcattaattgttaaccaatcagagttgattgccaccctcaggaataccCACTCTTCCCAGGACATATTAACTGTGAGTCCACCATTGTGCAActggtctttggcattcaagaatgTCACTGACTCATTTTATTGGTAATAAGCTAGTGTTATTAATAACCTGATTAATTACCCAggaattatgtctcttgaactttttaaatgtcacagcaTCCATGTAGAAGATATATTGGAGGGGGATATctgttctcaagaaacttacaatcaaATAAGGAGGACAAGACAGGTACACAATTAACTGGGACATAAGGTAGAATGTGTTAAGTGTAAAACAGAGATGCAGGCAACATTCCCCAAGGaaattttgggaaaaagacaGAGCGCGGTTAGCTGGCatatcagggaaagcttcatggaggagatgacaCCTGAGCTGGgcctttacagaagaggaagatcTCAataggtggaggtgaggaaggtgtGTGTCTCAGGGATAGAAGACAGTATGTGTGGTCATCTAGAAGCTATAAAAAAGCAGGACAGGATCAGAGGTCATAATCCAAggtgggggggtggctaggtggcacagtggatagagcaccagccctggagtcaggaggacctgactttaaatctggcctcagacacttgacacttactagctgtgtgaccctgggcaaatcacttaacccccattgccctgcccccccccaaataataataataatccaaggTGGATGAAATATAGGTTGATATATCTTACTGAGTATTTTATCTCAGAGGTAAGAGGGAGCTAATGGTGGTTTCCAAGTTTGGTTGAGGTAGCAAGCAGCTGAGAAGCATCATGCAGCTCCGGGGCTGACATGGAAGTATGAGACAAGACAAATATGTAGGCCCGTAGGCTAATGTtgcattccttccttttcccccaccctcaccctttTCCCCAAACAGACAATCTATAGAAATTTAAGGAGACAGAAGATCAAGCCAGGCCTTTATTTCTCAGAGCTCTCTCCCTGCTCTTGGACAAGTTGGGTCCTATGCATCTGGTTGGGATATTTTCTTCATGTCATCCTCCTGTAGAGTCAGCGGGACCAGGAGGGGACAGTGAGTCATTATTTGCTGCTCCAGTATGCAAGGGCACTTCCGAGGACTGAACCTGCAGAACCCAGAGCGGTGCTTGCCATTGTCGACAGGCCACCAGCCCCTGAGGAGAGAGGATTCAGAAAGACAATGGGTCAGGGTGACATGAGGGCATGGGAGACTGTCAGGGGCAACCAGGACAAGGGGAGAGGACTGGGAATCACGCCACAGGGGAGGAAGTGAGAGACCTGATGGCTGCCATCTGTGTAGCTGAAGGGCTGTCATGGAAGTAGAAGAGGAAAACCTGTTGATTTTGGcagaagcagaggcagatttgggcTCCATTTAAGGAACAACTTCCTCACAATTGGAGGCATCCAGAATTAGGATAGGCCACCTGAGGGGGTCCATAGTGTCATGGATCTGGATGGGGATCAGAACCTGGTTTTCTGAGTCTGGATCTAGGGCTCTTTGTGCTGTGCAATGTGGCTTCTCCCGCATGGCAAGCCCTTGGGCATGGGCAGGTGGAACATGTCATGGTGGGACCCTCACTCACCCACAGACTGCAGCACAGCTACCAGGCTGCCCGAAGCAATCCCTCCGCCATTGGCTATGGCTGCTCCTGACATCATCTTTGCTGCCATGGAGCCAGCAGCAATGCCAGCCTTGGTGAAGCCCACAGCTCCCAGGACCATAGGGAATGCAACTAGAGCCACGGCTGTGGGACGAGAGGCCTGGTTGGGAAGCAGGTAGTGCCTGCCaccgcccctccccccatcccagccCCTGGACtggcccccacccccccccactcaGTCTGCTCAGGGCTCGGGCTGAGCATCCAACAGTTGAGttgaagaggaagatgagaaaaggagaggtgaggaaggaggcagGAGGCTTTTCACaccaattctctcttttttttttaaaccttttttttggggtgaggcaattgaggttaagtgacttgcccagggtcacacagctagcaagtgtcaagtgtcttgaggccggatttgaactcacttcctcctgactcgagggccggtgctctatccactgcaccacctagctgccccaccccaattctctctctctctcttttttttttaatttagaatgtgtttccatctattttcagatactatcacttctttctctgtagatgggttgccattttcatagtccttcagggttatattggaccattgccttgctgaaaataaccacatgcttcccagcagatcatcttacactattgctgttattttgtatacagtgcatttcactctgcttcagttcatgtaggtctttccaggtttttctgatagtatcctgttcatcataacctaaataaagtgtcaagtttaaggtactttatttaggttataatGAATAGGATACCAATTCTCTCTTAACCTCATGCCCTCTCACCTCCCCAGCTTCCAAGAATTCCCTGGACAGCATCCACATTCGATTCATGTCTAAATCCCCttatgaaaaaaggaaagggccCTTAGGTTCCTCTCAAAGAACTGAGGCCAGAAAATCATTGAATACAGAGTAGGTTTTACCCTATTGACAATGAGGTTATTTTGCCCTCTTGAGTGCACCAgcacaccttttcttttttttttagctcaccCTTTCTCTTGGCCAGGTATACAGTggttgctcaataaatgcttgcttccttggTTAATGCATGGATTGTAGGTCTGGCCCTTCTTGATAAACCTAAACTGTATTCCAGATTTATAGTGGACTAAATTAAGCCTACTCCCAAAAGTTGAAAGAACTCAAGAGTTGTTAAATAGAGAAGGCTCCACCTTCTTCTGGGTGTTTAGCTTCCTAGGGACCTATACAGCCCACTAAATTTAGAGGTGTCACCCAGGGACTAGCAGGATTTCTCACACATTTCCCTTGGTGCTGATACAATGATCTCATCGGGTGAGGAATACACCTGCCACCAACGtccaggttaagtgacctgcccataaTTAtaaatgtgtcagaggtaggaccttGACCCAAGTCAAACTGCTTCCCAGGTTGGCCCTCTATCCCTTCTAGGTCTGACGCAGCACAACAGAGACCTCAAAAGTAAAtactgaaatcaccctgcttgtcatttttatagcacaatgatattccataacaatcatataacacagcatccagagaaagaactgatatcgtctgaaaacagactgaagtatgtttgctttctttctttctttctctttctttttcttgcttgctttctgtctctctccttccctccctccgttccttcctttgtcttcttgtacaaaatggctactatataaatattttacaagattatacaagtataacctatatcagattgtttatgtctcagggaggagagagggatagaatttgaaactcacagctttaaaaaaaagttaagacaaaaaagaaaccaatgccatttttttttaaaggagaagaagggaggtgAAGGCCCAAGTCGTACTCACTCGCTCCACCCACGGCACCCGCACCTAGCAGGATTTTTGTGTTGGACAGCATGGTGGCTTTGCAGAGGCTTCCCAGGGTAGGATTTCTGGTTTTGTCCCCACTCCCTCCGTCAGGCAGAGCTGGGGCAGGTCTCGTCTCTCTTCCGGAGCAGAGAATTATGACTCTATAGTTCCTGGAAGTTGGCAGAACAGCtgagctgggggaagggaagcTGGCTGCAGGCATAGGGATGCTGTGATTCGACAAAGGCCTTCTTCCCGCCTCCCTTAACTCCTCCTGTTGACTTTCCTGGGAAGTGccaactaaaatttcatcttttatgGGAAACCTtttccaacctctcttaattccagcgctttccttctgttattttcactttatcttaTATATCTTCCTTTGTATATACTGgtttgcgtgttgtctcccccattggactgtAAGTTCTTTTGGAAGCCGTAACTTCCTCTTgtgtctttttgtattcccagagcttggCACAGGGCCTGACAAATAGCAGACACAGAATAGCAGCTGGGAGAAGGATCCAGTTCCCAAAGGCagggtcaataaacatttgttaagtccTGCCCTGGGTCTCTCTCTCGGCTCAGATCAGAGGCTTCCTGGCATGAGAAAGGTGAATGAGGAGGGTGGCTGCTTCTGAGATTTCTGAGAATGGGGCAATGGTCCTAGTAGACCAGTTCCTGGTAGAGAGGTCTTATTGGCCTGAGGACAAATGCTTCTAAACTACCTACATcatagggggctgctaggtggcgcagtggataaagcactggccctggattcaggaggacccgagttcaaatatgacctcagacattgacactttctagttgtgtgacgctgggcaagtcatttaaccctcaatgccctgaaaacaaaacaaaacaacaatgtaCATCACAGTGTGATGTACACACTTTACTTTCGTAAAGTGTGAGAAgcaaagacctcagttcaaataccaccttagACATtaaatgagctgtgtgaccccagggtgAGATACTGAACCTCTCTAGACTCAAACACCTCTAAGTACTTACTTCTCAGAGTTGTAAGGTTCATGTGAGATATCGAAAGGCATTTTTCAAATGTTTAAGTTCCTTCAGGTATTAAAGAGGGAGGGACATGTGTATATAGGGAAGGAGGTAGCCTCCTGTCTAGGATCTGAGTTGCTGAGTCTCTGCTGATGCCAGTGTCTGTTGTCTAGGAGTGTTAGTGTGTGTACGTGTGTTCCTCTCCAGGTAGAAGGGTGGAGGGCTTCAGCTCTGGCTCCACAGGTCAGTGGGGCTGGTTTGATAGGCCCTTTCTTTGTCTGGAGGAGAACTGAAAACCAGAGCCATTTCTGGAGTTCTTGGACCCCTTGAGGTTACCTGGCATGAGCTGGGACAGGAGTCACAGGGCTCTTTGACCTAGAGGAGTGGGTGCTGAATGGAATtcctctcctgtcctgtcctgtcctctcctttcctgtcctctcctgtcctctcctgtcctgtcctgtcctgtcctgtcctctcctctcctctcctctcctcttctgtcctcccctcccctccctctctctctctctctgccatttCTGACCTTTAGGAAGTCCCTACGTCTTTGGGCCTGCCTCAGTTTAGAGAGGTTGGACTAAAGGAGCCATATGATCACAAAAATCCTGAGATTTCCAGCTGGAAGGGCTTGTGGAGACCCTTTGGTTTAATTCATCTTACAGTTGAAGgagctgaggctcagggaaaggTAGAGGCAGTCtcaggtcactcaggtagtagaGTTGGTCACCTGACTCCAGCTACAGGGCTCTTGTGGTAACTGGCCCCTCATCTTGTTGTGGGAAATTCTGACGGAGAAACTCAAacggcactcaggaataaggaagagcagtttattgatGCGCCAGCCCAAAGCAGAGTCACCTCTGATACTCTGGGCAGCCACcaagtgtccaagctgcagtttttatatctcttaagtGCAAAAATGCATGtaggttttcacaggtacattgtggtaagcttacttggcagacaggaaggtatatttcagtaaacagaggcatatgtcaggaagagggtactaaaccacagacttcaggggaacaaacagtatgccctactttcattttgggggtctcagctcgagcctcagtttcatcccctgtattttcccatatCAATCTCAATTCTCTCCATCCCAGTCTGGGGAGGCGTGGACTCTAGGCCTGCTTGGCCCTTTTAGtctttcttctctgtattttAGACATCTAGGTCCCACTCCTCCCAAGCAGGGACTCTTCCTGCATCCTAAAAGGGTCATTTCTCAAGCCCCAGAGCATGGCTTCTGGGGATGTCTC
This window contains:
- the LOC122745650 gene encoding interferon alpha-inducible protein 27, mitochondrial-like; this translates as MPAASFPSPSSAVLPTSRNYRVIILCSGRETRPAPALPDGGSGDKTRNPTLGSLCKATMLSNTKILLGAGAVGGATVALVAFPMVLGAVGFTKAGIAAGSMAAKMMSGAAIANGGGIASGSLVAVLQSVGAGGLSTMASTALGSAGSVLGSALAYWSSK